The Montipora capricornis isolate CH-2021 chromosome 1, ASM3666992v2, whole genome shotgun sequence genome contains a region encoding:
- the LOC138016562 gene encoding putative ankyrin repeat protein RF_0381 encodes MSSGVLVKTLIDLGADVNAQTAPRKEVPLVFAASSNNYMVARLLLEHGTDANIRDQWGKTPLYKAVMQKNVPLVKLLLENKADANIQELRGETPLHKAAMLEDLPVVKQLLENKAEANSRDLWGETPLHKATMLEDLPLVKLLIENKADANIQDQFGNTPLHEAVMLEDLPVVKLLLENKADAHIVDLQGETPLHKAVRRRRRSEPLVKQLLENKADANMRDQEGETPLHKAVMLENLLLVKLLLENKADANIRDQKGETPLHKAVMCRNEPLVKLLLENKADANIRDQFGNMPLHEAVMLGDLPLVKLLLENKADANIRDQKRETPLHKAAMLEDLPLVKLLLENKADANIRDQKRETPLHKALMLEDLPLVKLLLENNADANVQDQFGNMPLNEAVMLEDLPLVKLLLENKADANIQDLRGETPLHKAVRRRTRRNEPLVKLLLENKADANIRDQEGETPLHKAVMLEDLPLVKLLLENKADANIVDLRGETPLHKAVRRMSEPLVKQFLENKADANIRDQKRENTST; translated from the coding sequence ATGTCCTCTGGTGTGTTAGTCAAGACCCTGATTGATCTTGGGGCAGATGTAAATGCTCAGACAGCCCCACGTAAAGAGGTACCTTTGGTTTTTGCAGCTTCTAGCAATAATTATATGGTGGCTAGACTGCTTTTGGAACATGGAACTGATGCAAATATTAGGGATCAGTGGGGGAAAACTCCTCTTTATAAAGCAGTCATGCAGAAGAACGTACcactcgtcaagctattgcttgaaaacaaagcGGACGCAAATATTCAAGAGCTGCGGGGAGAAACACCTCTACATAAAGCAGCCATGCTTGAGGATTTACCTGTCGTCAAGcaattgcttgaaaacaaggcggaggCTAATAGTCGAGACCTGTGGGGCGAAACACCTCTACATAAAGCAACCATGCTTGAGGATttacctctcgtcaagctattgattgaaaacaaggcggatgcaAATATTCAAGACCAGTTTGGAAATACGCCTCTACATGAAGCAGTCATGCTTGAGGATTTACCtgtcgtcaagctattgcttgaaaacaaggcggatgcgCATATTGTAGACCTTCAGGGAGAAACACCTCTACATAAAGCAGtcaggaggaggaggaggagcgAACCACTCGTCAAGCAattgcttgaaaacaaagcGGACGCAAATATGCGAGACCAAGAGGGAGAAACGCCTCTACATAAAGCAGTCATGCTTGAGAATTTACttctcgtcaagctattgcttgaaaacaaggcggatgcaAATATTCGAGACCAGAAGGGAGAAACACCTCTACATAAAGCAGTCATGTGTAGGAACGAACcactcgtcaagctattgcttgaaaacaaggcggatgcaAATATTCGAGACCAGTTTGGAAATATGCCTCTACATGAAGCAGTCATGCTTGGAGATttacctctcgtcaagctattgcttgaaaacaaagcGGATGCTAATATTCGAGACCAGAAGAGAGAAACACCTCTACATAAAGCAGCCATGCTTGAGGATttacctctcgtcaagctattgcttgaaaacaaagcGGACGCAAATATTCGAGACCAGAAGAGAGAAACACCTCTACATAAAGCACTCATGCTTGAAGATttacctctcgtcaagctattgcttgaaaacaacgCGGATGCAAATGTTCAAGACCAGTTTGGAAATATGCCTCTAAATGAAGCAGTCATGCTTGAAGATTTACcactcgtcaagctattgcttgaaaacaaagcGGACGCAAATATTCAAGACCTGCGGGGAGAAACACCTCTACATAAAGCAGTCAGGAGGAGGACGAGGAGGAACGAACcactcgtcaagctattgcttgaaaacaaagcGGACGCAAATATTCGAGACCAGGAGGGAGAAACACCTCTACATAAAGCAGTCATGCTTGAGGATttacctctcgtcaagctattgcttgaaaacaaggcggatgcgAACATTGTAGACCTGCGGGGAGAAACACCTCTACATAAAGCAGTCAGAAGGATGAGCGAACCACTCGTCAagcaatttcttgaaaacaaggcggacgCAAATATTCGAGACCAGAAGAGAGAAAACACCTCTACATAA